Proteins encoded together in one Salarias fasciatus chromosome 17, fSalaFa1.1, whole genome shotgun sequence window:
- the creld2 gene encoding cysteine-rich with EGF-like domain protein 2, whose product MLPTASDLLFFSFALLLLCQVSDAKRDLKSACSTCKRITENFDKGFERTAKQNFGGGNTAWEERKLSKYETSEIRLMEIIEGLCDSSSFECNQMLEEHEEHFETWWFKRKTKHPDLHKWFCIETISVCCPKGTFGPDCNACLGGSERPCHGNGACDGDGTRGGNGKCSCDKGYKGEFCLDCIDGYFNAVRNDTFSLCTECDASCKTCTGATNQDCDECKEGWEEDDQESCIDVDECAKGSSTCKEDQYCLNTEGSYSCKDCDKVCSGCTGAGPDKCQSCASGYQDTEGTCTDIDECSQPELACTKEHQECVNTKGSFSCICSIGYEELDGECVETPQKDEAENSEPRVEL is encoded by the exons ATGCTGCCCACCGCTTCAGACctgctcttcttttctttcgCTCTTCTGCTACTGTGTCAAGTCTCCGATGCAAAAAGGGATTTAAAAAgcgcctgctccacctgcaagAGGATTACAGAGAACTTCGACAAG GGCTTTGAGAGAACAGCAAAGCAGAACtttggaggaggaaacacagcctgggaggagaggaaactgTCTAAATATGAGACGAG TGAGATCCGGTTGATGGAGATCATAGAAGGGctgtgtgacagcagcagcttcgaATGCAACCAGATGTTAGAAGAACATGAAGAGCACTTTGAAACCTGGTGGTTCAAGCG gaaaacaaaacatcccGATTTGCATAAATGGTTCTGCATTGAAACTATCAGCGTGTGCTGTCCGAAGGGAACCTTTGGACCCGACTGCAACG CCTGCCTCGGGGGCTCCGAGAGGCCGTGTCACGGGAACGGAGCGTGCGACGGTGACGGGACTCGAGGAGGAAACGGCAAATGCAGCTGCGACAAAGGTTACAAAGGAGAGTTCTGCCTCGACTGCATCGACGGTTACTTCAACGCAGTGAGGAACGACACCTTCTCCCTGTGCACGG AGTGTGACGCCTCTTGCAAGACTTGCACTGGAGCAACCAATCAGGACTGTGATGAGTGCAAGGAAGGCTGGGAGGAGGATGACCAAGAGTCTTGCATTG ATGTGGACGAGTGTGCCAAAGGTTCATCTACGTGTAAAGAAGATCAGTATTGCCTTAACACAGAGGGGTCGTACTCCTGCAAGG ACTGCGACAAAGTTTGCTCCGGCTGCACTGGAGCCGGTCCTGATAAGTGCCAGTCCTGTGCCAGTGGCTACCAAGACACCGAGGGCACCTGCACAG ACATTGATGAATGCTCCCAGCCAGAGCTGGCGTGCACGAAGGAGCACCAGGAGTGTGTCAACACGAAAGGCAGCTTTTCCTGCATCTGCTCCATCGGCTATGAGGAACTGGACGGCGAGTGTGTCGAAACGCCTCAGAAGG ATGAAGCTGAGAACTCAGAGCCGCGCGTCGAGCTTTGA